The DNA segment CGTGTCATAAGATAATTGGTTGACGTGTCAGATCAGTGACATCTagcatgccacgtgtcattTGACATGTCATAAATTTATTTGTAACCAAATTAGTCTTTGAAAATACACACTTAAGTCATTTTCATTCCCAAAGtttcaaaaaataatcaaattagtcctatataaattttttttatttttataatattaaatttttaatctttcTTAATCCTACTCATTTTAATCTTATGTTTTTCACaccttaataaataaaatatttttcaaacaaaacaataaaaataatcaaattgttACAAAGTTATCTTCTCATttgtatttttagattttttatttttaaattctaatttttttaagtaaattttttttatataaataatttattaaatattattaattatatactaaaaggCNNNNNNNNNNNNNNNNNNNNNNNNNNNNNNNNNNNNNNNNNNNNNNNNNNNNNNNNNNNNNNNNNNNNNNNNNNNNNNNNNNNNNNNNNNNNNNNNNNNNNNNNNNNNNNNNNNNNNNNNNNNNNNNNNNNNNNNNNNNNNNNNNNNNNNNNNNNNNNNNNNNNNNNNNNNNNNNNNNNNNNNNNNNNNNtatttaaaatttaatatcattaaaaaaataagacaaatttatataaagactaatttgatcaaattttaaaattttagagataaaaaTAGCTTCCATGTATATTTTCAGAGACTATTTTAaatgtaaataaatttattgcAGGTCAAAACACGTTGCATTAACCTCGTTATCATACCACATTATACTTAATGTAGCATATTATCATCTAACTAACAGAAAgactaatttataaaataaaaaaatcatgaaaaccaatttatagaataaaaaatcatgaaaaccaattTATAGAATGAATCATCTTTCAAagacaaatttaattataaaccctatttttttttttctttaaaaagaaTTATACAAATACATGAACGGTAACATTTTAGACAATAATGACATTCACACGaggttttaattttagttaaaaactagTACATAATTGTTTTTTGGGTACAAAAACTAGTGCATCATTCAATCTCCAGCCAACAACCACAAAAACTTGTACCGGATTAACCGTAAACACCCTCATCATGGAACACGATTCATACAATAAGAAATCTCTTACAGGTACTGAATAATTATTCCTAAAGCAAGCAGTCACAACTCTGAAATGCAAATAATGGCATTATAACCGCATCTCTCCAACGGGGAAAACAGAGGAAAAAACACAAACGTAAACCTTAAAGTGTCATCCATGACCATCAGTACCGCCTGGGATAACGATCCACAAATCGACCTGAAGGGCACTCATATGCCAGGTGACCACGACCTCCACAATTGTGACAAATCATCAGAGGTCCCATGCAGTCCCGACTCATGTGACCCAATTGCTGGCAATTCCGGCATACAACATCTCGGTAACCACCACCACCCCCACGCATACCACCACTGGTGCCACGATCTCCAAGCATGTTAGCTTTTGGACACTGTCTAGCTACATGCCCAGAAACATTGCACAAGTTACAAATGGGATCATTTGGACAATCACGTGCCAGGTGCCCTGTCTTCCTACAGTTGTTGCATGCTTTCTCATTGGTGCATTCAGCTGCAATATGACCCTGTTTATAACAGTTGTTGCACAACCTCAAGTCCCCTGGTGGCATTGGAGGTGCTGTGCACTCCCTTGCCCGATGTCCAACTTTACCACAGGTATGGCAGATGCCTTCATTTGGACAGTTGCTAGCCACGTGCCCAGGTTCTTTACAATTCCAGCACAACGAT comes from the Arachis duranensis cultivar V14167 chromosome 7, aradu.V14167.gnm2.J7QH, whole genome shotgun sequence genome and includes:
- the LOC107458983 gene encoding zinc finger protein GIS2, which produces MSSDSRSRSRSRSRSPMDRKIRSDRFSYRDAPYRRDSRRGFSRDNLCKNCKRPGHYARECPNVAICHNCGLPGHIASECTTKSLCWNCKEPGHVASNCPNEGICHTCGKVGHRARECTAPPMPPGDLRLCNNCYKQGHIAAECTNEKACNNCRKTGHLARDCPNDPICNLCNVSGHVARQCPKANMLGDRGTSGGMRGGGGGYRDVVCRNCQQLGHMSRDCMGPLMICHNCGGRGHLAYECPSGRFVDRYPRRY